The sequence ACCCAGTTTCCTGtattacgtaattttgtggttgagcaagtctgtacataacgaaATTGGTAaaatactcacggtgtggcgcgccggcttcttgggccgtacgacacactaccgtgcgtCTTGATCAAGACCAGAGGGGTACAGAGGAAGTTTAATACCAGGAGACTATCACTGAGTGGTACCATAGATATATTATCTATAGTGGTACAAAGTTTTTGGAGGACATCGACAGATAAAATGACCACTGATTACGTAATGATAGATGACGTAAGATGGTGATTGCAATCGAGCATGTGGGTGGATGGTTAATTATAGAAAAGTGTCAATATACGACTCGTTTTAATACAGGATATAACTCAGGTAACTGTGGTGAGAGTGATGTTATTGCAATGGTCGACTGTCGGGCTGACGACTGCTGTGATGTATTGTGCTGCGTTGTGTACACTGTCCGTCTGTGTGCTGTGGGCATTTCAATCTAGTGATCATCTGTTGCGTGTTAATCTCGGGTCGGTTTACACATTGCCGAGACGCGCATTTGGAGTCGACAACAAAAGTAGTTTGACAATAAATATTACCAGCTCCAGTGATCCAGGATCAAGTGTTGATAAACCAACTGCAAGTGTTAACGAAGTGGTCACATTCCCGGAATCAACACTTAAGCTAGACAACAAACGTGTTAACTTGACAATGAAAATGACTAGCACCAGTGGGCCACCACCAACCACGGCAACCAGTGTTGATAAATCAATTGCAAGACATGAATTCAATGTGTTTCTGCAAACACTTCAGAGAATGGGGAAACAGAACAATGGCCCTGGCTATGAACGTCGGTATCAAGTATTACGTCAGTTTTCAGCATCTCAAATCAACAACTTTATTACTGATTTTGGAATACCCTACTTGAATTCTTCAACCTTCAATCAGCAGTTTTTGGTTTGTACAGGTCAAGCATTAGCAAAGGCAAAGAAGCCAGTAAACATAACAAATGATGGAAATGTGGTTATGCCTAAACACTTTCAGAAATGTAAGAGTATGAGTTTTCAGAAGAATCGTAAAACTGTTGCCTTGCTCAGCTTCCCTGGATCAGGTAACTCATGGGTGCGACAACTGCTAGAGACCACTACTGGAATTTATACTGGTACATATCAAGATTGTGATGTTAGCTACATTTATAAAGGCATGATAGGAGAAGGAGTTTATACTGATAATGTTATTGCTGTTAAGATACATTTTCCTCACATTGATGGTCAGAAATGGTTTTACAACCATAATATCATTTATGTTGTTAGAAATCCATACGACACAATCCTTGCTGAATGGAATCGATGGAATTCAGCTTTTAAAGATCATGACACAGCACATCTTTCTACAACAGTCGTATTTGGTAAGTAGTACAATCATATGGTAcaatggtactgtatagtagagatcatTGTCATAGAGTTTGCACTTTACCTTCACACGACAgaatattttattttaattataGCAAAAAACTCGCCTTATAATACTGGTACAATACTGGTACCTTCATGATGTTCCATCAAGTTACacaaaaatgtattgtattttactgactgacttGCTCACTTACTcactaatacacacacacacacacacacacacacacacacacacacacacacacacacacacacacacacacacacacacacacacacacacacacacaaacac comes from Dysidea avara chromosome 4, odDysAvar1.4, whole genome shotgun sequence and encodes:
- the LOC136252382 gene encoding sialate:O-sulfotransferase 1-like — its product is MLLQWSTVGLTTAVMYCAALCTLSVCVLWAFQSSDHLLRVNLGSVYTLPRRAFGVDNKSSLTINITSSSDPGSSVDKPTASVNEVVTFPESTLKLDNKRVNLTMKMTSTSGPPPTTATSVDKSIARHEFNVFLQTLQRMGKQNNGPGYERRYQVLRQFSASQINNFITDFGIPYLNSSTFNQQFLVCTGQALAKAKKPVNITNDGNVVMPKHFQKCKSMSFQKNRKTVALLSFPGSGNSWVRQLLETTTGIYTGTYQDCDVSYIYKGMIGEGVYTDNVIAVKIHFPHIDGQKWFYNHNIIYVVRNPYDTILAEWNRWNSAFKDHDTAHLSTTVVFGKEWNARVINYSEKWKKHIEDYLNSTNTPILVVKYENLLTDLHTELERMMEFLKFPYTEDDLKCTINSAIEGFHRRHKNVTDPYTSEQRKIVSAQIELANEVLRYYNISY